The following are encoded in a window of Haliotis asinina isolate JCU_RB_2024 chromosome 14, JCU_Hal_asi_v2, whole genome shotgun sequence genomic DNA:
- the LOC137261345 gene encoding uncharacterized protein produces the protein MVHKTCGYGDCKSDSRKENLDNVTFISFPRDTGKNHEKCLRWIKLSGRVDLTPERVNRYTFVCSKHFVGGNGPTDEHPDPVQFPGKISRIPRGIHMRVTPHEGIQKPAKKPKTYTETSVAQLDHVHSSDYPSQVKEEPGYSDFTMAQVGNDATRNQTKSIKFLVKEWGSSVEPDCGQTSGYVDDSHSKDIMMQMFNMWKEQRMCDAAFVVQGTKVPFHRLMMSACSSHMKTVLDREDLSSSVDIHMPDSVSIEAMYCFLHYIYTGYLNLTINTAQAVLKIATILQVIKVQQHCKKFIENIAGKLGLNPALTQSVRFTVSREEEIVTGQPGDRRTIVIPDPSAFEPAGHLPRTYCPESARASSDTQCDTRDRPSSSSNVGSSSMTDYVMNTTESDMKSCDTSVSTYMNGKASFSAKVISQRNCNASNFAMSSGCQFSHLKQTVPNEHSSAELCQSESNHSNADQNSIYKEQWSRKVINSGIQGSSCMEDGEEDMVNPDTELFIKQEPCQVVFDEQQPLCFQNTQN, from the exons ATGGTGCACAAAACCTGTGGTTACGGCGATTGCAAAAGCGATAGCCGAAAAGAAAATTTAGACAATGTGACTTTTATTTCTTTTCCAAGAGACACTGGCAAAAACCACGAAAAGTGCCTCCGATGGATAAAGTTATCTGGGCGGGTTGACCTTACACCCGAGAGGGTTAACAGATACACATTTGTCTGCTCTAAACATTTCGTCGGTGGCAATGGTCCAACTGACGAACATCCAGACCCAGTTCAGTTTCCAGGAAAAATATCAAGAATACCCAGGGGTATCCACATGCGGGTAACACCGCACGAAGGGATTCAAAAGCCAGCAAAGAAGCCAAAGACATACACGGAAACATCAGTAGCACAACTAGATCATGTACACAGTTCGGATTACCCTAGTCAAGTCAAGGAAGAGCCAGGCTACTCAGATTTTACCATGGCACAAGTGGGCAATGATGCAACCAGGAATCAGACTAAGTCAATAAA GTTCTTAGTGAAAGAATGGGGGAGTTCTGTGGAGCCTGACTGTGGCCAGACATCTGGGTATGTTGATGACAGTCACTCAAAGGACATTATGATGCAGATGTTCAACATGTGGAAGGAACAGAGGATGTGTGATGCAGCATTCGTCGTACAGGGAACAAAAGTGCCA TTTCATCGCCTTATGATGTCAGCATGCAGTTCCCATATGAAGACAGTGTTGGACAGAGAGGACTTGTCATCCAGCGTAGACATCCACATGCCTGACTCAGTCTCTATAGAAGCTATGTACTGCTTCCTGCACTACATCTACACCGGCTACCTCAACCTCACCATCAACACCGCACAGGCGGTCCTAAAGATAGCCACTATCCTCCAGGTCATCAAAGTACAGCAACACTGTAAAAAGTTCATAGAGAACATTGCTGGAAAGCTAGGCCTCAACCCGGccctcactcagtcagtcaggtTTACTGTGTCAAGGGAAGAAGAAATTGTTACAGGACAACCAGGGGATAGGAGGACCATTGTGATTCCTGATCCTAGTGCTTTTGAACCTGCTGGGCACCTTCCAAGAACCTACTGTCCTGAATCTGCAAGAGCTTCTTCCGACACTCAATGTGATACTAGAGATAGGCCTTCTAGTTCAAGCAATGTTGGAAGTTCGAGCATGACGGATTATGTTATGAATACTACAGAGAGTGACATGAAATCTTGTGATACGAGTGTGTCAACATATATGAATGGCAAGGCTTCATTTTCTGCTAAGGTGATCTCACAGAGGAACTGCAATGCTTCCAACTTTGCCATGTCTAGTGGTTGTCAGTTCAGTCACCTTAAGCAAACTGTCCCAAACGAACATTCCTCAGCCGAGTTATGTCAGTCTGAGAGCAACCACAGCAATGCAGATCAAAACTCCATCTACAAAGAGCAGTGGTCAAGAAAAGTGATCAATTCTGGGATTCAGGGAAGCTCATGTATGGAAGATGGTGAAGAAGATATGGTTAATCCTGATACAGAATTGTTTATAAAGCAGGAACCATGTCAAGTAGTGTTTGACGAACAGCAGCCTTTATGCTTTCAGAACACACAGAATTAG
- the LOC137261386 gene encoding uncharacterized protein: MDDYPGDGQDHGVNDVSSADLQSTIPDIGMTHPSHLVAWSQAHATEDGQYGEFVTNTGSQAVYEAQVTDIVQQAYLQSALVQTDPGTEKFTYSVDSGLDKTCEDPGGFSRSVDTDRRNYELLRSKGLEIVHTVVLDEQTAKSLPQQTLHQHQAESVYRHLPKGINDSLTLFESNAQSMSQDTVKDVALPPKPEMTEYGRVILKQQQTQYSSHNMANTVMMSPPTCIGEPQMATVVNVPAKKVAEKAKTAQRPVRINPAEEVELYDQEWGDQTRLLLFNLMTEHKLCDASISTGKFTIKLHKLVLAMSSERFASLLSEGIDSRFASIVVPVHISESTLKVFVTFLYLGIVKVNLGLVKEIKVLSKIFEIHNLEHLCYGIMIKHNMSTNVGSWPKLKVTFENASKNPKKDQNVGTEESYFKAMSEIAKLPLQRAKKGRSKRGQKKKIIGTVSKAVGHKYGTRGASAPKVVEDVWVDDDDDDDDDDDATDDDEEEQKVVGPVVKAGPKGRFQARNAAKKESIRKGKVGQKVEKSVSFNDVKPSYTATKWKQPLVASDILLEMSEAGDNLGLDIDSMDRGAAEETPVLTPVQGRKQKLLQSVELVNKEVSNCVPVTMETSTRDSTIIVTPSMPETLSNNVSETAEGTQVCANMTMPQPILDEVAGKPEQALDALTGMKKGKKGRARKLPLPTQVAVRPPPKKRAKMELNRLTRENDEDDDYDLPMIFLSPSPSPAKELEKPAAPRITKPQPKKRKRWPKADITSQLASELERMAEHIEEGERQYKCELCGNEFVFPKRSVTHLVNTHEVTADEVIKNVVIRRREASPKVCDICGYKTKDPNFYYIHYHKYFRHGVPLPQGWKPFTCDICGKECFTKFQLKDHKLIHQEETPFVCEVCGQGFKSRTCLNSHVFHRHSDERKHSCSECKKTFKTKTQRLVHMRTHTGEKPFSCPDCPYKSTTRGNMRLHLSNKHKYDPERIKVLMSQLKTLEPGFDAPKMYLETGNLDQSGMTHSASDTSGIADTSLTVPDTSLPTVDVPLTLTGTAALDRAVNVIAAEQAMHAILLPLSTTDSTTSQSITTYTVESTIPLTTITTETQVPDQPSSSSPTLSPQRQHAMATSANHFYMQHSPISPPPPSDSPHTPYPVVTSLQQAVSPLNLQAAQVVTTLTPASVQVTSPDATQTYETVTSVGNNQQPYDAAMIQAYYQQQQQFYPHGYN, translated from the exons ATGGATGACTACCCAGGTGATGGTCAGGACCATGGGGTCAATGATGTGTCATCTGCTGACCTTCAGAGTACCATCCCTGACATTGGGATGACCCATCCCTCCCACCTGGTGGCTTGGTCTCAAGCCCATGCCACAGAAGACGGGCAGTATGGAGAGTTCGTTACCAACACAGGATCACAAGCAGTGTATGAAGCTCAGGTCACTGATATTGTCCAGCAAGCATACCTACAGTCTGCTCTTGTACAGACAGATCCTGGAACAGAGAAGTTTACATATTCCGTAGATTCCGGATTGGataagacctgtgaagatcctggaGGCTTTTCTCGATCTGTTGACACTGACAGAAGGAATTATGAACTGCTCAGAAGTAAAGGTTTGGAAATTGTACACACTGTTGTATTAGATGAGCAGACAGCTAAGTCTCTTCCTCAACAAACTCTTCATCAACATCAAGCAGAGTCTGTTTATAGACATCTTCCAAAAGGTATCAATGACAGCTTAACGCTTTTTGAAAGTAACGCCCAGTCAATGAGTCAAGACACTGTGAAAGATGTTGCACTGCCACCCAAACcagaaatgactgaatatgGCCGAGTGATTCTGAAGCAGCAGCAGACTCAGTACAGCTCCCACAATATGGCCAACACTGTCATGATGTCCCCACCCACCTGCATTGGGGAGCCTCAAATGGCAACTGTTGTCAATGTTCCTGCCAAGAAGGTAGCTGAGAAGGCAAAGACAGCACAGCGACCAGTGAGAATCAATCCTGCCGAGGAGGTGGAGCTGTATGACCAGGAGTGGGGTGATCAGACGCGGCTGTTGCTTTTCAACTTGATGACTGAACACAAACTGTGTGATGCTTCAATCTCTACTGGCAAGTTTACTATCAAG CTTCACAAGCTGGTGCTTGCCATGTCCAGTGAGCGGTTTGCCAGCCTCCTCTCGGAAGGCATTGACTCCAGATTTGCAAGCATTGTCGTCCCGGTGCACATCTCTGAATCTACCCTGAAAGTGTTTGTGACATTCCTGTATCTTGGCATAGTCAAAGTTAACCTAGGCTTAGTCAAGGAGATAAAAGTGTTgtccaaaatatttgaaatccaTAATCTGGAACATCTATGCTATGGTATCATGATTAAACACAACATGTCCACAAATGTTGGAAGCTGGCCAAAGCTGAAGGTGACCTTTGAAAATGCAAGTAAGAATCCTAAGAAAGATCAAAATGTTGGGACAGAAGAGAGTTACTTTAAGGCAATGTCTGAGATTGCTAAGTTGCCCTTGCAAAGAGCCAAAAAGGGACGTTCTAAGCGTGgtcaaaagaaaaaaattatAGGAACGGTCTCCAAAGCTGTAGGTCATAAATATGGCACCAGAGGAGCAAGTGCCCCGAAGGTTGTTGAGGATGTATgggtagatgatgatgatgatgatgatgatgatgatgatgctactgatgatgatgaggaggagcaaAAGGTTGTTGGACCAGTTGTTAAGGCAGGACCGAAAGGCAGGTTTCAGGCAAGAAATGCTGCCAAGAAAGAGTCCATCAGAAAAGGCAAAGTTGGGCAGAAAGTTGAGAAATCCGTAAGTTTCAATGATGTGAAACCTAGTTATACTGCTACAAAGTGGAAACAACCTTTGGTTGCTTCAGACATATTGCTGGAGATGTCTGAGGCAGGTGATAACTTGGGTCTGGATATTGACTCGATGGACAGAGGAGCAGCAGAGGAGACTCCTGTCCTGACTCCTGTTCAGGGCAGGAAACAGAAATTACTTCAGTCTGTGGAGCTAGTCAACAAGGAAGTCAGTAACTGTGTGCCTGTTACTATGGAGACAAGTACGCGTGATTCGACAATAATCGTCACACCAAGTATGCCTGAAACACTTAGTAACAATGTCAGTGAAACAGCAGAAGGGACCCAAGTATGTGCCAATATGACAATGCCTCAGCCTATCCTTGATGAGGTTGCAGGAAAGCCGGAACAAGCATTAGATGCTTTGACAGGGATGAAGAAAGGCAAGaaaggaagggcaag GAAATTACCTCTTCCCACCCAGGTAGCTGTTAGGCCGCCTCCAAAGAAGAGAGCAAAGATGGAGTTGAATCGCCTGACAAGGGAGAATGACGAGGATGATGATTACGATTTGCCAATGATCTTCCTGAGCCCAAGCCCAAGTCCAGCCAAAGAGCTGGAGAAGCCAGCAGCTCCAAGAATCACCAAGCCTCAGCCCAAGAAGAGGAAAAGATGGCCCAAAGCAGACATCACTAGCCAGCTTGCTAGTGAACTTGAGAGAATGGCAGAACACATAGAGGAAGGTGAACGGCAGTACAAGTGTGAGCTTTGTGGTAATGAGTTTGTGTTTCCAAAACGAAGTGTGACTCATCTTGTCAACACCCACGAAGTTACAGCTGACGAGGTGATTAAGAATGTTGTGATAAGGAGAAGAGAAGCAAGTCCTAAGGTTTGTGATATCTGTGGTTACAAGACTAAGGATCCCAACTTCTACTACATCCATTACCACAAGTATTTCCGACATGGTGTGCCACTGCCACAAGGATGGAAGCCGTTTACGTGTGATATCTGTGGCAAGGAGTGCTTCACCAAGTTTCAGTTGAAGGACCACAAGCTTATTCACCAAGAAGAGACTCCTTTTGTGTGTGAGGTTTGTGGGCAGGGATTCAAGAGCAGAACCTGTCTCAACAGCCATGTTTTCCATAGACACAGTGATGAAAGAAAGCATTCATGTTCTGAGTGTAAGAAAACGTTCAAGACAAAAACACAACGACTTGTTCATATGAGGACTCACACAGGAGAGAAACCGTTCAGCTGCCCTGATTGTCCATACAAGAGTACCACACGAGGAAATATGAGGCTGCATCTAAGTAACAAACATAAGTATGACCCAGAACGTATTAAGGTTCTTATGTCCCAATTGAAGACTCTTGAACCTGGATTTGATGCCCCTAAGATGTACCTTGAAACAGGCAACCTGGATCAGTCTGGTATGACACATTCAGCATCAGACACGTCTGGCATAGCAGACACCTCGCTAACTGTGCCAGACACTTCCTTGCCCACGGTTGATGTTCCACTGACTCTGACAGGTACTGCAGCTCTTGACAGAGCAGTCAATGTTATTGCAGCAGAGCAAGCCATGCATGCCATCCTGCTCCCTCTGTCTACAACAGACTCCACAACATCTCAGAGCATCACAACCTATACAGTAGAGTCCACCATCCCTCTCACTACCATTACCACTGAGACCCAAGTCCCTGACCAGCCTTCATCTTCCAGTCCTACACTCAGTCCCCAGAGACAGCATGCCATGGCCACCAGTGCCAATCATTTCTACATGCAGCATTCTCCCATCAGCCCTCCCCCTCCCTCCGACTCCCCCCACACTCCCTACCCAGTTGTCACCAGCTTGCAACAGGCAGTGTCTCCTCTGAACCTCCAGGCGGCTCAAGTAGTGACGACCTTGACCCCAGCATCTGTTCAAGTCACAAGTCCAGATGCCACCCAGACATACGAGACTGTGACTTCAGTTGGCAATAACCAGCAGCCATACGATGCAGCTATGATCCAGGCATATtatcagcaacagcagcagtttTATCCCCATGGCTATAATTAG